In the genome of Chryseobacterium arthrosphaerae, one region contains:
- the lgt gene encoding prolipoprotein diacylglyceryl transferase, giving the protein MWDPSKGLQLGPITLHFYSLMFVFAFGFGYVLMNRIFKIDNVNQKYLEPLFTWTLIGTILGARLGHVIFYQPELFKEDFWSVFLPISTKNGLKFTGFSGLASHGATIALIFTTLYYSFKIIKKNPFWVYDRLGIVVALGGAFVRMGNFFNSEIVGKPADPNSPFALLFPQQSSEYGLTVPRYPSQLFEAVGYVALFILLWILYRKTDKKYQQGWLFGLFFIILWAIRFFVEFLKEPQGDEFIQIGNLNTGQVLSIPFMIAGVIIMIISKKFKITQAENEKPE; this is encoded by the coding sequence ATCTGGGATCCGTCAAAGGGACTTCAACTGGGACCTATTACTTTGCACTTCTATAGCCTGATGTTTGTGTTTGCGTTCGGTTTCGGATATGTTTTAATGAACAGGATATTCAAAATTGATAATGTCAATCAAAAATACCTGGAACCTCTTTTTACCTGGACATTGATAGGTACCATCCTTGGAGCAAGACTGGGACACGTTATTTTTTACCAACCTGAATTGTTTAAAGAAGATTTCTGGAGTGTCTTTTTACCGATAAGCACGAAAAACGGTCTTAAGTTCACAGGATTTTCCGGATTAGCCAGCCATGGGGCGACCATTGCACTGATCTTTACAACACTGTATTATTCATTTAAGATTATTAAAAAGAATCCTTTCTGGGTATATGACAGACTGGGAATCGTAGTGGCTTTAGGTGGTGCATTTGTAAGAATGGGGAATTTTTTCAATTCTGAAATTGTAGGAAAGCCAGCAGATCCCAACTCTCCGTTTGCGTTACTTTTCCCTCAGCAGAGCAGTGAATACGGTCTTACCGTACCGCGTTACCCGAGTCAACTGTTTGAAGCTGTAGGATATGTTGCTCTTTTCATTCTGCTATGGATCTTATATAGAAAAACTGATAAAAAATACCAGCAGGGCTGGCTATTCGGGCTGTTTTTTATCATTCTGTGGGCCATCAGGTTCTTTGTAGAATTCCTGAAAGAGCCACAAGGTGATGAATTTATCCAGATCGGAAATTTAAATACAGGACAGGTGCTTTCT
- the yidD gene encoding membrane protein insertion efficiency factor YidD, producing MKLTFNKIITFPLVILIKFYQWFISPILPKNCRYEPTCSHYMLESLRVHGLFKGFWLGFRRILRCHPWGGSGYDPVPPKHEH from the coding sequence TTGAAACTTACATTCAATAAAATCATTACATTTCCTTTGGTAATTCTGATCAAATTTTACCAATGGTTTATTTCGCCCATACTTCCCAAAAACTGCCGTTATGAACCTACCTGCTCTCACTATATGCTGGAGTCGCTCAGAGTTCATGGTTTATTTAAAGGCTTCTGGCTGGGATTCAGGAGGATCTTAAGATGCCACCCCTGGGGAGGAAGCGGTTACGACCCTGTACCTCCCAAACATGAACATTAA
- the pheA gene encoding prephenate dehydratase, which translates to MKIAFLGPHASFTQLAAAQLFPDEELLPQASILDCFNAVENGDAVKAVVPLENSIEGTVSMTLDYLYKTPSVKIEAEAVMPIAHHLMIHPDNAIEDVERIYSHPQALAQSFHFLDTHYKEIPKQDFSSTAAAAKYVSENRESKIAAVANQFAANLYGLKIISRNIQDFEQNHTRFIIISKQQNRYDNSQLETLGEKSGMLITLPEDHPGGLHQVLSVFAWRKMNLSKIESRTLKTGLGNYFFFINVEGPWNEVLHGNALQELESIHANVDFLGNYKEFLLES; encoded by the coding sequence ATGAAGATTGCATTTTTAGGGCCTCATGCCAGCTTTACCCAGCTTGCCGCTGCACAGCTCTTTCCGGATGAAGAGCTTTTACCACAAGCCAGTATTCTGGATTGTTTCAATGCAGTAGAAAATGGCGACGCTGTAAAGGCCGTTGTTCCTTTGGAAAACTCTATAGAAGGAACCGTTTCGATGACGCTGGATTATTTATATAAGACCCCGTCTGTTAAGATTGAAGCTGAAGCGGTAATGCCTATCGCCCATCACCTGATGATTCATCCGGACAACGCTATAGAGGATGTGGAAAGAATATACTCACACCCACAGGCTCTGGCTCAAAGTTTCCATTTCCTGGATACCCATTATAAGGAAATACCCAAACAGGATTTTTCGTCTACTGCCGCTGCAGCAAAATACGTTTCTGAAAACAGGGAAAGCAAAATAGCAGCTGTAGCCAATCAGTTTGCTGCCAATTTATATGGACTGAAGATCATCAGCCGCAATATTCAGGATTTTGAACAGAACCATACAAGGTTCATCATCATTTCAAAACAGCAGAACCGGTATGATAACAGCCAGCTTGAAACGTTGGGAGAGAAATCCGGCATGCTCATCACACTGCCCGAAGATCACCCGGGCGGTCTCCATCAGGTATTATCTGTTTTTGCATGGCGAAAAATGAACCTCAGCAAAATAGAATCCAGGACTTTAAAGACAGGACTGGGAAATTATTTCTTCTTCATCAATGTAGAAGGACCGTGGAATGAGGTTTTACATGGAAATGCACTTCAGGAGCTGGAATCGATCCATGCTAACGTTGATTTCCTTGGAAATTATAAAGAATTTCTTCTGGAAAGCTAA
- a CDS encoding replication-associated recombination protein A produces MNQNIPLAEKLRPKTLTDVLGQEHLTGEKGTIRKMIENNTLNSLIFWGPPGTGKTTLAEIISEQSGRKFYKLSAVSSGVKDVRDVIEDAKKQNLFSGKSPILFIDEIHRFNKSQQDSLLHAVEKGWIVLIGATTENPSFEVVSALLSRSQVYVLKALSYEKLEELIDIASERYNKDEGTQFKILEKEAFIQYSGGDARKLINSVELVLNQYKNSDTVEIINSDVLEVLQETMALYDKNGEQHYDIISAFIKSMRGSDPNGAVYWLARMIAGGEDIKFIARRMLILAAEDIGLANPNALVMANNCFQAVNVIGNPEARIILSETAVYLAVSPKSNSAYMAINDALALVKQTGNLPVPLHLRNAPTKLMKDLDYGKEYKYAHSYEGNFVEQDFLPQEIKDVKLYEPGNNSTEKKIYEELKKKWNNKY; encoded by the coding sequence TTGAATCAAAATATTCCATTAGCTGAAAAATTAAGACCGAAAACCCTTACTGATGTATTGGGACAGGAACATCTTACCGGCGAAAAAGGAACGATCAGAAAGATGATCGAAAACAATACCCTGAATTCACTGATATTTTGGGGACCTCCGGGTACAGGGAAAACTACGCTGGCAGAGATTATTTCTGAACAGTCCGGGAGAAAATTCTATAAACTTTCAGCAGTTTCTTCAGGAGTGAAAGATGTACGGGATGTCATTGAAGATGCCAAGAAGCAGAATTTATTTTCAGGAAAATCACCCATCCTTTTCATTGATGAAATTCACCGTTTCAACAAATCGCAGCAGGATTCTTTGCTGCATGCTGTAGAGAAAGGCTGGATTGTTTTGATAGGAGCTACTACAGAAAATCCAAGCTTTGAAGTGGTATCCGCACTGCTTTCAAGAAGTCAGGTGTATGTTCTGAAAGCCCTGAGCTATGAAAAGCTGGAAGAACTTATTGATATTGCCTCTGAAAGATATAATAAAGATGAAGGAACGCAGTTTAAAATTCTTGAAAAAGAAGCTTTCATCCAATATTCGGGAGGAGATGCCAGAAAGCTGATCAATTCTGTAGAGCTGGTTTTGAATCAGTATAAAAATTCAGACACTGTAGAAATTATTAATTCCGATGTTCTTGAAGTGCTTCAGGAAACAATGGCACTTTATGACAAAAACGGAGAGCAGCATTATGATATCATTTCGGCTTTTATCAAATCTATGCGGGGAAGTGATCCGAATGGTGCCGTCTACTGGCTGGCAAGAATGATCGCAGGAGGAGAGGATATCAAATTTATTGCAAGGAGAATGCTCATTCTGGCAGCTGAAGATATTGGTCTGGCCAATCCCAATGCGCTGGTGATGGCGAACAACTGCTTTCAGGCAGTGAATGTAATCGGGAATCCGGAAGCAAGGATTATATTAAGTGAAACAGCCGTTTATCTGGCGGTGTCTCCTAAAAGTAACTCCGCTTATATGGCTATTAATGATGCGCTGGCACTGGTAAAACAAACCGGAAACCTACCTGTGCCGCTTCATTTAAGGAATGCCCCCACAAAGCTGATGAAAGATCTGGATTATGGAAAAGAATATAAATATGCCCATTCCTATGAAGGAAATTTTGTAGAACAGGATTTTCTTCCTCAGGAGATTAAAGATGTGAAGCTTTATGAGCCCGGAAACAATTCCACTGAAAAGAAGATCTACGAAGAGCTTAAGAAAAAATGGAATAATAAATATTAA
- a CDS encoding acyl-CoA thioesterase produces MIHTTHSIRVRYAETDPMKYVYYGNYATYFEVGRVELFRSIGISYDEIENQGIWLPVSDYKIKYIRPALYDQKLEIHTYVKKIPGVRIEFEYEIYNEEHIKITEASTTLFFLDAKTGKIIRCPDFLMEMIEANWKEEK; encoded by the coding sequence ATGATACACACAACACACTCAATACGAGTACGTTACGCAGAAACAGACCCTATGAAATATGTATACTACGGTAACTATGCCACGTACTTCGAAGTAGGCAGGGTGGAGCTCTTCAGAAGCATAGGAATTTCATACGATGAAATTGAAAACCAAGGAATTTGGCTTCCCGTTTCGGACTACAAAATTAAGTATATCCGCCCGGCTCTGTATGATCAGAAATTAGAAATTCATACCTATGTAAAAAAAATTCCGGGAGTGAGAATTGAATTCGAATATGAAATTTACAATGAAGAGCATATTAAAATAACGGAGGCCTCCACTACCCTTTTCTTTCTGGATGCCAAAACAGGCAAGATTATCAGGTGCCCGGATTTTTTAATGGAAATGATTGAAGCCAACTGGAAAGAAGAAAAATAG
- a CDS encoding DUF2339 domain-containing protein produces MSEYLAAILIVVIIIVFNNLNNKIRKLEKEVSDLNAKINRDSASSVLTGEKNQTEEITIPRPVQSHEPDRTNLQQPQNEEIPPVVQKDRLAPVFDFLKQNALTIIGIFTLVLGIGYFVKYAIDKNWIGEPARAGIGFCTGAGIILISHFLRKNYTTFASIITGGGIAVLYFTATIAFREYHLFSQNTAFAITTFITVISIVLSYYYKSEVLIIFSLIGGFSAPLMISTGHSNYLFLFIYLTLLNTGMLVAAFLRHWKSVGWTAYIFTGLYLFSWTVNSPELLSVTFYIISYIIFYIFALLDYFRKNTLSTSDILMLAFINFSSIIGLVYTFNELKYEPVIIFPIIFAVINSVFLFREYGRKSFGTSYSVFTGITASLITIAVALQFKTHLITSVWAIEATLLLFIWKKTGHTIFKTFFYILFPLVIIAQIITWTEYLHTEKMGIIFNPVFLTSFVTVVSAVINLYLLKNNGKEMQNKTNSFFEDLITLASYGIIYAALLFEITYHISGMAWAAITSVGLLFSVYYIFVLLIFRKTLGIENNIQVPLIYATLFLVIITISTVTSSVVTAVLSKQLQPGFYWLHLLQWIPFIYICIKIIPGSAFHKNTISYWILCLAIITAVSCELHHSYVLTASHDNLHAYEVKKHFNILYLPIIWTVLASIFIYLGLKKNIPEYNKIGFALVGLMALKLYAYDVWQMDNISRISAFIALGIILLFSSFTFQRLKNIIKNMVDKKDENPENKDQFSG; encoded by the coding sequence ATGAGTGAATATCTTGCGGCCATATTAATTGTAGTAATCATCATCGTTTTCAATAACCTGAATAATAAAATAAGGAAACTTGAAAAAGAAGTGTCTGATCTTAATGCTAAAATCAACAGAGATTCAGCTTCATCCGTGCTGACCGGAGAAAAAAACCAAACAGAAGAAATTACCATTCCCCGGCCAGTACAGTCTCACGAACCGGACCGCACAAACTTACAGCAGCCTCAAAATGAAGAAATCCCGCCGGTTGTTCAAAAAGACCGGCTTGCTCCTGTGTTTGATTTCCTGAAACAGAACGCCCTTACCATTATCGGTATTTTCACTCTTGTTCTCGGAATCGGTTACTTTGTAAAATATGCTATCGACAAAAACTGGATCGGGGAACCTGCAAGAGCAGGCATTGGCTTCTGTACCGGAGCAGGAATTATCCTTATCAGTCATTTTCTCAGAAAAAATTACACCACATTTGCATCTATTATTACAGGAGGAGGGATTGCTGTACTCTACTTTACCGCTACAATAGCTTTCCGGGAATACCACCTTTTTTCCCAGAATACAGCCTTTGCCATAACTACTTTCATTACTGTTATTTCTATTGTCCTTTCCTATTATTACAAAAGTGAAGTTCTGATCATTTTCTCATTAATAGGCGGCTTCTCTGCGCCGTTGATGATCAGTACGGGACACAGTAATTATCTTTTCCTTTTCATCTACCTGACCCTTCTCAATACCGGGATGCTGGTGGCTGCTTTCCTCCGTCATTGGAAAAGTGTGGGATGGACGGCCTATATTTTTACCGGTCTCTATCTTTTTTCGTGGACCGTTAACAGTCCGGAACTTTTAAGTGTTACCTTTTATATCATCAGCTACATCATTTTCTATATTTTTGCGCTGCTTGATTATTTTAGAAAAAATACGCTTTCCACTTCAGATATCTTAATGCTTGCGTTCATTAATTTTTCAAGCATTATCGGGCTTGTTTATACTTTCAATGAATTAAAATATGAACCTGTCATTATTTTCCCGATTATTTTTGCAGTCATCAATTCTGTTTTTCTCTTCAGAGAATACGGAAGGAAAAGTTTTGGAACTTCTTATTCTGTATTTACAGGGATCACCGCCAGTCTTATCACCATTGCCGTTGCGCTTCAGTTTAAAACCCATCTCATCACCAGCGTATGGGCTATAGAAGCAACGCTTCTTCTCTTCATCTGGAAAAAGACAGGCCATACCATTTTCAAAACCTTCTTTTATATTCTGTTTCCATTGGTTATCATCGCACAAATCATCACCTGGACAGAATATCTCCACACTGAAAAGATGGGCATCATTTTCAACCCTGTATTTTTAACAAGCTTCGTCACGGTAGTTTCTGCAGTCATTAATTTATACCTGTTAAAAAATAACGGAAAAGAAATGCAGAATAAAACAAATAGCTTTTTTGAAGATCTGATCACCCTGGCCAGCTACGGAATTATTTATGCTGCACTTCTTTTTGAGATCACTTATCATATTTCCGGAATGGCCTGGGCAGCAATCACAAGTGTTGGATTGTTATTCAGCGTTTATTATATCTTCGTCTTATTAATATTCAGAAAAACACTGGGCATCGAAAATAACATTCAGGTACCCCTGATCTATGCGACCCTTTTTCTGGTGATCATTACTATTTCCACCGTCACTTCATCTGTGGTCACTGCAGTTTTATCAAAACAATTACAGCCCGGCTTCTATTGGCTGCATCTGCTTCAGTGGATTCCTTTTATATATATATGTATTAAGATCATCCCCGGTTCAGCTTTCCATAAGAATACAATCTCATACTGGATCCTCTGTCTGGCTATTATTACCGCTGTAAGTTGTGAACTGCATCATTCATATGTTTTAACAGCATCTCATGACAATCTTCATGCTTACGAAGTAAAGAAACATTTCAACATCCTTTATCTGCCTATTATATGGACAGTTCTTGCCAGTATTTTTATTTACCTGGGATTGAAAAAAAATATCCCGGAGTATAATAAAATCGGCTTTGCCCTGGTAGGTCTTATGGCATTAAAGCTTTATGCCTATGATGTTTGGCAAATGGATAATATTTCCAGAATCAGTGCATTTATTGCTTTGGGGATTATCTTACTATTCAGTTCTTTCACATTTCAGCGACTTAAGAATATTATTAAAAATATGGTTGACAAAAAGGATGAAAATCCTGAAAATAAGGACCAATTTTCAGGGTAA